A stretch of Aedes aegypti strain LVP_AGWG chromosome 2, AaegL5.0 Primary Assembly, whole genome shotgun sequence DNA encodes these proteins:
- the LOC5575054 gene encoding plasma kallikrein, whose amino-acid sequence MNASLAFCTALIALLLLNDANVWCFQCGIRQDKTRSLITNAYDVQPGDYPWHTAIYQVVPVRQYICGGTLVGQSVVITSAHCVTVPGLGIARDIDELVIKVGKHLLNVKSEFEHERELSSIIVHSGFSSDKHDNDIALMITKEPVQYGKFVQPACLPTFSLTSDRAVGNIVGWGFTKKKAISNVLKAANAPIVSRATCVNSNPPVFSSTITNEMFCAGYRNGTNACNGDSGGGFFRNVKGNWYLVGITSFTAAKQQDENLCSSTDYTAYIDVVKYKRWIKENSVSSFGSPCIETWPPAKSKKQYFVHNNKQITFFEAWRQCLAVGQRLATITSEEDSLLIEQTIAKSSNSKGPWFIGGTDLGNEGHFVWISTNEPIGYKTGYLNYSPGQPDNGRGIENCLEIGRWGGVAWNDVPCDASLRYICESVSLNWS is encoded by the exons ATGAACGCTTCATTGGCTTTTTGCACCGCTCTTATCGCACTTCTGCTTCTTAACGACGCCAACGTTTGGTGCTTCCAGTGTGGAATACGGCAAGACAAAACTCGTTCTCTAATTACAAACGCGTACGACGTCCAGCCGGGGGATTACCCGTGGCATACGGCGATCTACCAGGTGGTTCCCGTTCGACAATACATCTGTGGTGGTACTTTAGTTGGACAAAGTGTCGTCATTACTTCAGCACATTGCGTTACAGTGCCAGGACTAGGCATAGCTCGAGACATCGATGAACTTGTGATAAAAGTTGGAAAACATTTGCTGAATGTCAAATCAGAATTTGAACACGAGAGAGAATTGAGTTCAATAATCGTTCACAGCGGATTTAGCTCTGATAAACATGACAATGATATAGCTTTGATGATCACCAAAGAGCCTGTTCAGTATGGGAAGTTTGTACAGCCAGCATGTCTACCGACATTTTCACTTACTAGTGACAGGGCTGTTGGTAACATTGTTGGTTGGGGTTTCACCAAGAAAAAGGCAATATCCAATGTTCTGAAAGCAGCAAACGCGCCGATTGTATCCAGAGCTACATGTGTGAACAGTAACCCTCCGGTGTTTTCATCTACTATCACCAATGAGATGTTCTGTGCTGGCTACCGGAACGGAACCAATGCATGTAATGGCGACAGTGGTGGTGGATTTTTTAGAAACGTGAAAGGAAATTGGTATCTGGTGGGTATCACATCGTTTACAGCGGCAAAACAACAGGATGAAAATCTTTGCAGTTCAACTGACTATACGGCGTACATAGATGTTGTGAAGTATAAAAGATGGATCAAGGAAAATTCTG TTTCCTCGTTTGGATCACCTTGCATAGAGACATGGCCGCCAGCAAAATCGAAGAagcaatattttgtgcacaacAACAAGCAGATAACGTTTTTCGAAGCTTGGAGACAGTGTCTTGCCGTTGGTCAACGCTTAGCTACTATTACATCTGAGGAGGATAGCCTGCTCATAGAGCAAACCATTGCAAAGTCAAGTAACTCAAAAGGACCGTGGTTTATCGGTGGCACCGACTTAGGGAATGAAGGACACTTTGTTTGGATATCTACCAATGAGCCTATCGGATACAAGACGGGATACCTAAATTATTCACCTGGACAACCAGACAATGGAAGAGGAATTGAAAACTGTCTCGAGATTGGTCGGTGGGGTGGTGTAGCTTGGAATGATGTGCCATGCGATGCAAGCCTACGCTACATTTGTGAATCTGTTAGTCTAAACTGGTCGTAA